Proteins from one Hydrogenophaga sp. SL48 genomic window:
- a CDS encoding TetR/AcrR family transcriptional regulator, whose translation MSVKFDAITPVLTTEQVRHMQQRAIDRQLRQQRFGDERRVQLLDVAWALWCETGAQGFNMRQLAQRAGYTAGALYAYFPGRDAILSALQQRVIQELGEQVRSQKASRGERSSRARTDGVPIPGHVQAARHLFLDRSLAWWGCLARDAQRLQLVLHGGSDGLPDVSPDQGAASVPFAQLTDALQPCLDALLATGLPPECALQLHDEVLAYGLGLLVLQGSKPASGQTALESRFVQSLQRWLDVALASALGATGTTSIEQGDLFAV comes from the coding sequence ATGTCTGTCAAATTTGATGCGATCACCCCAGTGCTGACTACTGAGCAGGTGCGACACATGCAGCAGCGGGCCATCGACCGGCAGTTGCGGCAACAGCGTTTCGGTGATGAACGGCGGGTTCAACTGCTGGATGTGGCGTGGGCGCTCTGGTGTGAGACGGGTGCCCAGGGGTTCAACATGCGCCAGCTGGCTCAGCGGGCCGGCTACACGGCAGGCGCGCTGTACGCGTACTTTCCAGGGCGCGACGCCATCCTGTCGGCGCTGCAGCAGCGCGTGATCCAAGAATTGGGAGAGCAGGTCAGGTCGCAGAAGGCGTCCCGCGGCGAACGGAGCTCGCGTGCTCGGACCGACGGGGTGCCGATTCCAGGCCATGTGCAGGCCGCACGCCACCTGTTCCTGGACCGTTCGCTGGCGTGGTGGGGCTGTCTTGCCAGGGACGCGCAGCGTTTGCAGCTGGTTCTGCATGGCGGATCTGACGGTCTTCCCGATGTGTCCCCCGATCAGGGCGCGGCTTCGGTGCCGTTTGCGCAGCTGACCGATGCTTTGCAGCCGTGTCTGGACGCTTTGTTGGCCACGGGCTTGCCGCCCGAGTGCGCTTTGCAGTTGCACGATGAGGTGCTGGCCTACGGACTGGGCTTGCTGGTGCTGCAGGGATCGAAACCGGCGAGCGGCCAGACGGCTCTGGAGTCGCGTTTCGTTCAGAGCCTTCAACGTTGGCTGGACGTGGCGCTCGCGAGCGCGCTCGGCGCGACGGGCACCACGTCCATCGAGCAAGGCGACTTGTTCGCCGTGTGA
- a CDS encoding C40 family peptidase gives MHRVILIPLLMSCALAQAAPTEEEGAVGHDDMTQLLEERGVISRLGSQLKLARSNVGEKASDLVMSAMGFLGVPYRYGGNSADTGFDCSGLVRAVFEQSVGKILPRRADEQAAATQAIDRSELKPGDLVFFNTMRRAFSHVGIYVGDGKFIHAPRTGASVRVEDMRISYWQTRFNGARRVPLPGGDTTASR, from the coding sequence ATGCATCGTGTGATACTGATCCCCCTTCTGATGAGTTGTGCCTTGGCGCAGGCCGCACCAACAGAAGAAGAAGGGGCAGTCGGTCACGACGACATGACTCAGCTGCTTGAAGAACGGGGTGTGATATCCCGTCTTGGATCCCAACTGAAGTTGGCCCGGAGCAACGTGGGCGAGAAGGCCTCGGACCTCGTGATGAGTGCCATGGGTTTTCTGGGGGTGCCTTACCGGTACGGTGGCAACAGCGCAGACACCGGGTTTGATTGCAGTGGGCTGGTGCGCGCGGTGTTCGAACAATCGGTGGGCAAGATTCTCCCGCGACGGGCCGACGAGCAGGCCGCAGCCACCCAAGCCATCGACCGCAGCGAACTCAAACCGGGCGATCTCGTGTTCTTCAACACCATGCGACGTGCGTTCAGCCACGTGGGCATTTACGTCGGCGATGGAAAATTCATCCACGCGCCGCGCACAGGCGCATCGGTTCGGGTGGAAGACATGCGCATTTCCTATTGGCAGACGCGCTTCAATGGTGCGCGGCGCGTTCCCTTGCCGGGTGGCGACACGACCGCTTCACGCTGA
- a CDS encoding 2OG-Fe(II) oxygenase — MDMATVDLSERFVFDDPKYGLLAEQSAQKYAAGSPFPHIHFDNFLPADVAEAVLAEFPKPADIDWHNYNRQTEIKLVCADETKFGPVTRNLFYQFHSIPFLRFLEKVTGIPNLIPDPLLRGGGLHQIRRGGLLKLHADFNKHDSLFLDRRINILLYLNKDWKEEYGGCLELWDKDTTFCGDRILPVFNRLAIFTTTSDSFHGHPDPLNCPEDMTRKSLALYYYTNGRPKGEDDGIHTTIFKARPDESFKGVMWRMGQDFAPPVVWRNVRRVRERFFSRSIQKRG, encoded by the coding sequence ATGGACATGGCGACAGTGGATCTGAGTGAGCGGTTCGTTTTTGATGATCCCAAATATGGCTTGCTCGCCGAACAGAGCGCTCAGAAATACGCGGCGGGCTCGCCGTTTCCTCACATCCATTTCGACAACTTCCTGCCGGCAGATGTGGCAGAGGCGGTGTTGGCAGAGTTCCCCAAGCCGGCTGACATCGACTGGCACAACTACAACCGGCAGACCGAGATCAAACTGGTGTGCGCGGATGAAACGAAGTTCGGCCCCGTCACGCGCAACCTGTTCTACCAGTTTCACTCGATCCCTTTCCTGCGGTTCCTGGAAAAAGTCACGGGGATTCCCAACCTGATACCCGATCCACTGTTGCGAGGTGGCGGCTTGCACCAGATCCGTCGTGGCGGACTGTTGAAGCTGCACGCCGACTTCAACAAGCACGACAGCCTGTTCCTCGACCGGCGCATCAACATCCTGTTGTATCTCAACAAGGACTGGAAAGAGGAGTACGGGGGTTGCCTGGAGCTGTGGGACAAGGACACCACTTTCTGTGGCGACAGGATCCTTCCCGTGTTCAACCGGCTGGCCATTTTCACCACCACCAGCGATTCCTTCCACGGTCACCCGGACCCGCTCAATTGTCCGGAAGACATGACCCGCAAGTCACTGGCGCTGTACTACTACACCAACGGTCGCCCGAAAGGCGAAGACGATGGCATCCACACCACCATCTTCAAGGCGCGGCCGGACGAGAGTTTCAAGGGTGTGATGTGGCGCATGGGCCAGGATTTCGCGCCGCCAGTGGTCTGGCGCAATGTGCGCCGCGTTCGCGAGCGGTTTTTCAGCAGGTCGATACAGAAGCGCGGTTGA
- a CDS encoding sensor histidine kinase: MALAYAVFAGLWILLSDRAMGLLFSDPEALVRASMAKGWFFVAVTTLLLYVLVGQLVDQLNTSHQREQAEAEEKRRAMQLLAAIAKSSSDAIFAKDDQGCYLLVNNAAARYMGKSAEDLLGQDDRVAFPAEQAARIMSIDRRVFVSGQVETNEECLNTAQGERVFLATKGPLRDAQGRTFGTFGISRDITDRRKTEQALHDSEERLRLALVAAKQGLYDLNLETGEVMVSQDYATMLGHDPTSFRETFAEWRKRLHPDDRVMVLKTLDDYLAGHLPAYRVEHRLRTHDGGWKWILSMGELQERSAEGRPLRMLGTHTDIDVLKTAETALRDINTTLEARVIERTAELTAANRELETFADAVSHDLRAPLRSMNGFAQALREDCGASLQGPAKTYLDQMALATHKMSDLIDGLLALSRSTRGDLRQDRVDLSAVARRRLTELTTAEPERRVAWDVEDGLVVQGDARMLDCALVNLLDNAWKYTGITVTPAIRVHRGEVGGLRGICVSDNGAGFDMAQSERLFRPFQRLHRQDEFPGIGIGLATVQRIVHRHGGEIAAQAVPGEGATFCISMPQGFGTSEWAPPQAQH; this comes from the coding sequence GTGGCGCTGGCGTATGCCGTTTTCGCAGGTTTGTGGATCCTGCTGTCCGACCGGGCCATGGGGCTGCTGTTCAGCGATCCCGAGGCGCTCGTGCGCGCGAGCATGGCCAAGGGCTGGTTCTTTGTTGCGGTCACCACCCTGCTGCTGTATGTGCTGGTCGGTCAGCTGGTCGATCAGCTGAACACGTCGCACCAACGAGAGCAGGCCGAGGCTGAAGAAAAGCGACGGGCCATGCAACTCCTTGCTGCCATCGCCAAGAGTTCCAGCGATGCCATCTTCGCCAAGGACGACCAGGGGTGCTATTTGCTGGTCAACAACGCGGCCGCACGGTACATGGGCAAGTCCGCCGAGGACCTGCTGGGGCAGGACGACCGCGTCGCTTTCCCGGCCGAACAGGCGGCGCGGATCATGTCCATCGATCGACGGGTTTTCGTTTCAGGACAGGTCGAAACCAATGAAGAGTGCCTGAACACCGCACAGGGCGAACGGGTGTTTCTGGCCACCAAGGGACCGCTGCGCGACGCGCAGGGCCGAACCTTCGGTACCTTTGGCATCTCACGCGACATCACTGACCGCAGGAAGACCGAGCAGGCCCTGCACGACAGTGAAGAGCGCTTGCGACTGGCTTTGGTGGCGGCCAAGCAGGGCCTTTACGACCTGAACCTGGAGACGGGCGAGGTGATGGTGAGTCAGGACTACGCCACCATGCTCGGCCATGATCCAACGTCTTTCAGGGAAACGTTTGCCGAATGGCGCAAGCGCCTGCACCCGGACGACCGTGTCATGGTGCTCAAGACGCTGGACGACTATCTGGCCGGCCATCTGCCGGCCTACCGTGTGGAGCACCGCCTGCGGACCCATGATGGCGGTTGGAAGTGGATCCTCTCCATGGGTGAGCTCCAAGAACGCTCTGCCGAAGGGCGGCCGCTTCGCATGCTCGGAACCCACACCGACATTGACGTGCTCAAGACAGCGGAAACCGCGCTGCGCGACATCAACACGACCCTTGAGGCCCGCGTGATCGAACGAACGGCCGAACTCACCGCCGCGAACCGGGAGCTGGAGACATTTGCCGACGCTGTCTCGCACGACCTTCGGGCACCGCTGCGCTCAATGAACGGCTTCGCTCAGGCGTTGCGGGAGGACTGTGGTGCCTCGCTGCAGGGCCCGGCCAAGACCTATCTCGATCAGATGGCTCTCGCGACTCACAAGATGAGCGACTTGATCGACGGTCTGTTGGCCCTGTCGCGAAGCACACGCGGTGATCTTCGACAAGATCGTGTTGACCTGTCGGCAGTGGCGCGCCGACGTCTGACCGAACTGACCACGGCAGAGCCTGAACGGCGGGTCGCGTGGGACGTCGAAGATGGCCTTGTTGTGCAGGGGGATGCGCGCATGCTCGACTGCGCCCTGGTCAATCTGCTCGACAACGCCTGGAAATACACTGGCATCACCGTGACACCGGCCATTCGCGTGCACAGGGGCGAGGTCGGCGGCTTGCGAGGAATCTGCGTTTCCGACAATGGCGCCGGCTTCGACATGGCTCAGTCGGAACGACTTTTCAGACCTTTCCAGCGCTTGCACCGCCAGGACGAGTTTCCCGGGATCGGTATTGGGCTGGCGACTGTGCAGCGCATCGTCCACCGGCATGGCGGCGAGATCGCCGCACAGGCGGTGCCAGGAGAAGGTGCGACGTTCTGCATCTCAATGCCGCAGGGCTTCGGCACATCGGAATGGGCGCCACCGCAAGCCCAGCACTGA